The following coding sequences lie in one Arachis ipaensis cultivar K30076 chromosome B03, Araip1.1, whole genome shotgun sequence genomic window:
- the LOC107633816 gene encoding uncharacterized protein LOC107633816, translating into MRLCVDYRQPWGAPVLFVKKKDGSMRLCVDYRQLNKITVKNKYPLPRIDDLMDQLQGATVFSKIDLRSGYHQIRKRSPKVVHLESDSEAEEEESDNPGQKEDTMEADTEKKLNPCGSPKVEYELYEWGSMYEKKFGYVFVTCTSGKGSEDILTELKMRFTNKHVIELDIASQEEMKFIELQITQLFSKESSQTVNNGDVLAEYSGEIVNDTLDGGRD; encoded by the exons ATGCGTCTCTGCGTGGACTATAGGCAACCCTGGGGAGCTCCGGTATTGTTTGTGAAGAAAAAGGACGGCAGCATGCGTCTCTGCGTGGACTATAGGCAACTCAACAAAATCACGGTGAAGAACAAGTATCCCCTCCCAAGAATAGATGACTTAATGGACCAACTACAAGGTGCAACAGTATTCTCAAAAATTGATCTGAGATCAGGGTATCATCAAATAAG AAAGCGGTCACCTAAGGTGGTACACCTCGAGTCCGACTCCGAGGCCGAGGAAGAGGAATCCGACAACCCTGGCCAGAAGGAAGACACCATGGAGGCGGATACAGAGAAGAAGTTGAACCCTTGCGGAAGTCCAAAGGTGGAATAC GAACTTTATGAATGGGGATCAATGTATGAGAAGAAATTTGGATATGTTTTTGTGACATGTACATCTGGAAAGGGCTCTGAAGACATACTTACTGAACTGAag ATGCGCTTTACAAACAAGCATGTAATTGAGTTGGATATTGCATCACAGGAGGAAATGAAATTTATAGAATTGCAAATTACACAGCTTTTTTCCAAAGAATCTTCCCAAACGGTCAACAACGGAGATG TTCTAGCTGAATATTCAGGCGAAATAGTTAACGACACTCTAGATGGGGGCAGAGATTGA